A DNA window from Mycobacterium sp. IDR2000157661 contains the following coding sequences:
- a CDS encoding aromatic ring-hydroxylating oxygenase subunit alpha, with product MDWTPLPVPLAVQSADRIPKQRYFDSEFYALEAEMFWPRVWQMACRLEEIPTPGDFVEYEILDQSVIVVRVDESNVRAYYNSCRHRGMKLVEGRGSRRSFVCPFHGWCWGLDGASTFVLRSDEFDENNLCAEDLALASVRCELWGGCAWINLDDDAPPLREWAEPFASRHDEWNVAALHTEWWKSCLLPVNWKLATAAFMEGYHVPQTHPQLLPSAFHPDSESIHPVVQASLYFMRTLGSGMGGMTHENDLRVAESLRDMALPDDPAKAMAAWRGAVNDGVTQWHRARGCDFPDLNDLDRRGVIDPIGFCFPHYFLLPQYSSAASYRIRPLGPEETLFEIWSLTRYPNDRSPGRPLPPEPLPPDDPSWPTIPAQDFTNLPRQQKGLHARGFEYMRLSNRIEGLISNFERVIDGFLAGLPSDRLVPAIQKTNTTIDVPIVDLGLNEQVSAW from the coding sequence GTGGATTGGACGCCGCTGCCGGTGCCGTTGGCGGTCCAATCCGCCGATCGCATTCCCAAGCAGCGCTATTTCGACTCCGAGTTCTATGCGCTGGAAGCCGAGATGTTCTGGCCCCGGGTGTGGCAGATGGCGTGCCGTCTCGAGGAGATCCCGACGCCCGGAGACTTCGTCGAGTACGAGATCCTCGACCAGTCCGTCATAGTGGTCCGGGTCGACGAGTCGAACGTGCGTGCCTACTACAACTCGTGCCGGCACCGCGGGATGAAACTCGTCGAGGGCCGCGGATCGCGGCGCAGCTTCGTCTGTCCGTTTCACGGGTGGTGCTGGGGTTTGGACGGAGCCAGCACCTTCGTGCTTCGCTCCGATGAGTTCGACGAGAACAACCTCTGTGCCGAGGATCTCGCGCTCGCCTCCGTGCGGTGCGAACTGTGGGGCGGGTGCGCGTGGATCAACCTCGACGACGACGCCCCGCCGCTGCGGGAATGGGCAGAGCCCTTCGCGTCCCGGCACGACGAGTGGAACGTGGCGGCGCTGCACACCGAGTGGTGGAAGTCATGCCTGCTGCCGGTGAATTGGAAGCTGGCTACGGCGGCGTTCATGGAGGGCTATCACGTCCCACAGACGCACCCGCAACTGCTGCCGTCGGCCTTTCACCCCGACTCCGAATCGATTCATCCGGTCGTCCAGGCGAGCCTGTACTTCATGCGGACACTGGGTTCGGGCATGGGCGGTATGACGCACGAGAACGATCTGCGGGTCGCCGAGAGCCTTCGGGACATGGCGCTGCCTGACGACCCGGCCAAGGCGATGGCCGCCTGGCGCGGCGCGGTCAACGACGGTGTCACGCAGTGGCACCGGGCACGCGGCTGCGACTTCCCCGACCTCAACGACCTTGACCGGCGCGGTGTCATCGACCCGATCGGCTTCTGCTTTCCGCACTACTTCCTGCTGCCGCAGTACAGCAGCGCGGCGTCGTACCGGATCCGCCCCCTCGGTCCCGAGGAGACGTTGTTCGAGATCTGGTCTCTCACCCGGTATCCGAACGACCGGTCGCCGGGTAGACCCCTCCCGCCCGAACCGTTGCCGCCCGATGACCCGAGTTGGCCGACGATTCCCGCCCAGGACTTCACAAATCTGCCACGTCAGCAGAAGGGCCTGCATGCCCGAGGCTTCGAATACATGCGGTTGTCGAATCGAATCGAAGGTCTCATTTCGAATTTCGAACGTGTCATCGACGGTTTTCTCGCCGGCCTGCCGTCCGACCGACTGGTGCCCGCCATCCAGAAGACCAACACGACCATCGACGTGCCGATCGTCGATCTCGGCCTCAACGAACAGGTCTCGGCATGGTGA
- a CDS encoding amidohydrolase family protein, which yields MRIVDADGHVAEGASLAVEAMRRWPQHIAPRTDGLALVIEGRDYPQSSGPGAGCPTEHGLSSSPGLNCFSAEGVLGNADRDHIDTMVLYPSLGLCTPTLRHPELAAGFARLYNRWVADYCAMSNGRLRGIAVTPIEHGHTAVDIMREAKDLGLVATHIPPALSTRNLDHPDLDPFYAAAVDMDMPLGVHGAPGIHLPKIGVDRFTNYIQVHCVSFPFDQMTAMTALISGGVFDRHPRLRVAFLEAGVGWLPYFIERLHEHYEKRGDWIGEGWQREPQEYLAAGNIWATCESDEGQLPAVIEALGDDFIMFASDYPHWDGDWPESTAPLRTRADIEDKSREKIAGLNAQRFYALS from the coding sequence ATGCGGATCGTTGATGCCGATGGGCATGTCGCCGAAGGCGCCTCGCTGGCGGTCGAGGCGATGCGACGGTGGCCGCAACACATCGCCCCACGCACCGACGGCCTGGCCCTGGTGATCGAGGGCCGCGACTATCCGCAATCGTCCGGGCCGGGCGCCGGGTGTCCGACCGAGCACGGGCTGTCCTCCTCGCCCGGCTTGAACTGCTTTTCGGCCGAAGGTGTGCTCGGCAATGCCGATCGCGACCACATCGACACCATGGTGCTGTACCCCAGCCTGGGACTGTGCACGCCGACGCTGCGGCACCCGGAGTTGGCCGCCGGTTTCGCCCGTCTCTACAACCGCTGGGTCGCCGACTACTGCGCGATGTCGAACGGCCGGTTACGCGGCATCGCGGTGACGCCGATCGAACACGGTCACACGGCCGTCGACATCATGCGAGAGGCAAAGGATCTCGGGCTGGTGGCGACCCATATTCCGCCTGCGCTGAGCACCCGCAACCTGGACCATCCCGATCTTGACCCGTTCTACGCCGCCGCCGTCGATATGGACATGCCGCTGGGTGTGCACGGCGCTCCGGGCATCCACCTGCCGAAGATCGGCGTCGACCGGTTCACCAACTACATCCAGGTGCACTGCGTCAGCTTTCCGTTCGACCAGATGACCGCGATGACGGCGCTGATCTCCGGCGGCGTGTTCGACAGACACCCGCGACTGCGGGTGGCGTTCCTCGAAGCGGGCGTCGGTTGGCTGCCGTACTTCATCGAGCGCCTCCACGAGCACTATGAGAAGCGGGGTGATTGGATCGGCGAGGGCTGGCAACGGGAACCACAGGAGTACCTGGCGGCCGGCAACATCTGGGCGACTTGCGAATCCGACGAAGGGCAGCTGCCTGCGGTGATCGAGGCCCTCGGTGACGACTTCATCATGTTCGCCAGCGACTATCCGCACTGGGACGGAGATTGGCCGGAGAGCACGGCGCCACTGCGCACCCGCGCCGACATCGAGGACAAGAGCCGCGAGAAGATCGCCGGACTCAACGCGCAGCGCTTCTACGCGCTGTCGTGA
- a CDS encoding cytochrome P450 produces the protein MTVRPHSATDSAVYYDPYRVDIVADPYPTYARLREEAPLYYNQQYDFWALSRHEDVERALLDWQTFSNSRGDILELIQSEFDMPKGVMMMQDPPVHTMLRGLMSRVFTPRRMAAIEDQIRQYCINCLDPLVGRDRFDIIAELAAMMPMRVIGMLLGIPESEQVSVRDANDASLRTKPGSPMKVVRADKIADGSIYAEYVDWRAKNPSDDLMTALLNVEFTDESGVTRKLTRKEVLHYTQVVAGAGNETTGRLIGWLAKVLAEHPDQRREVVRDRSLLPRAVDETLRFEPTGHNVARLVTTDFEAHGRTVPAGGAMLLMFGAANRDPRRYPNPDTFDIHRDNISHITFGKGVHYCLGANLARLEGRVALDELLNRWPEWDVDTDTARLAPTSTVRGWERLDVVLP, from the coding sequence ATGACCGTCCGCCCGCACAGTGCCACCGACAGCGCCGTCTACTACGACCCGTATCGGGTGGACATCGTCGCCGACCCGTACCCGACGTACGCCCGCCTGCGCGAGGAAGCCCCGCTCTACTACAACCAGCAGTACGACTTCTGGGCACTCTCCCGCCATGAGGACGTCGAGCGTGCGCTGCTCGACTGGCAGACCTTCTCCAACAGCCGAGGCGACATCCTCGAGCTCATCCAGTCGGAGTTCGACATGCCCAAGGGCGTGATGATGATGCAGGATCCGCCCGTCCACACCATGCTGCGCGGCCTCATGTCGCGCGTGTTCACCCCACGCCGGATGGCGGCGATCGAGGACCAGATCCGGCAGTACTGCATCAACTGTCTCGACCCGCTGGTGGGCCGCGACCGGTTCGACATCATCGCCGAGCTGGCGGCCATGATGCCGATGCGGGTGATCGGCATGCTGCTCGGAATCCCGGAGTCCGAGCAGGTGTCGGTGCGCGACGCCAATGACGCGAGCCTGCGCACCAAACCCGGTTCGCCGATGAAGGTGGTGCGGGCCGACAAGATCGCCGACGGCAGCATCTACGCCGAGTACGTCGACTGGCGCGCCAAGAACCCCTCTGACGATCTGATGACCGCACTGCTCAATGTCGAGTTCACCGATGAGAGCGGGGTGACGCGCAAGCTCACCCGCAAGGAGGTGCTGCACTACACGCAGGTCGTCGCGGGCGCAGGCAACGAGACCACCGGGCGGCTCATCGGCTGGCTGGCCAAGGTGCTCGCCGAGCATCCCGACCAGCGCCGCGAGGTGGTGCGGGATCGATCGCTGCTGCCCCGGGCGGTCGATGAGACATTGCGCTTCGAGCCGACCGGTCACAATGTGGCCCGCCTGGTCACGACGGATTTCGAGGCCCACGGCCGCACCGTGCCGGCAGGCGGCGCGATGTTGTTGATGTTCGGGGCGGCCAACCGCGATCCGCGGCGCTACCCGAACCCGGACACGTTCGACATCCACCGCGACAACATCAGCCACATCACGTTCGGCAAAGGGGTGCACTACTGTCTGGGCGCCAACCTCGCCCGACTCGAAGGACGGGTCGCGCTCGACGAGTTGCTCAACCGGTGGCCCGAGTGGGATGTCGACACCGACACCGCCAGGCTGGCGCCCACGTCGACCGTGCGGGGATGGGAGCGACTGGACGTCGTGCTGCCCTGA
- a CDS encoding mycofactocin-coupled SDR family oxidoreductase: MAGRVAGKVAFVTGAARGQGRSHAVRLAQEGADIIAVDVCRAFPDSPADGSTPEDLAHTADLVKNLDRRIVTAEVDVCDFEALKAAVDAGVEQLGRLDIIVANAGIGTVGTKLHKIREDIWQEMIDVNLGGVWKSVKSGVPHLLAGGRGGSIVLTSSVAGLKAYPHTGHYTAAKHGVVGLMRTFAVELGQHSIRVNSVHPTHVNTPLLMNDQTYRMFRPDLDNPGPDDLAPICRGFHMLPIPWVEAEDISNAVLFLASDESRYVTGVPLPVDAGSCLK, encoded by the coding sequence ATGGCAGGTCGGGTAGCGGGCAAAGTCGCGTTCGTCACCGGGGCGGCTCGCGGACAGGGCCGTAGTCACGCCGTGCGGCTGGCGCAGGAGGGCGCCGACATCATCGCCGTGGACGTGTGCCGCGCCTTCCCGGATTCGCCGGCGGACGGTTCGACGCCCGAGGACCTGGCGCACACCGCGGACCTGGTCAAGAACCTCGACCGACGCATCGTGACCGCCGAGGTCGACGTCTGCGACTTCGAGGCGCTCAAGGCCGCCGTCGACGCCGGAGTCGAACAACTCGGCCGGCTCGACATCATCGTCGCCAATGCCGGGATCGGCACCGTCGGCACCAAACTGCACAAGATCCGCGAGGACATCTGGCAGGAGATGATCGACGTCAACCTCGGCGGGGTGTGGAAGTCGGTCAAATCGGGTGTCCCGCACCTTCTCGCCGGAGGACGCGGCGGCTCGATCGTCTTGACCAGTTCGGTGGCCGGCCTCAAGGCCTACCCCCATACCGGGCACTACACCGCGGCCAAGCACGGCGTCGTCGGGTTGATGCGGACGTTCGCCGTCGAACTAGGGCAGCACTCGATCCGGGTGAACTCCGTGCATCCCACGCACGTGAACACTCCGCTGCTGATGAACGACCAGACCTATCGGATGTTCCGGCCGGACCTGGACAACCCCGGCCCGGACGACCTCGCGCCGATCTGCCGCGGCTTCCACATGCTGCCGATTCCGTGGGTGGAAGCCGAAGACATCAGCAACGCGGTGCTGTTCCTCGCCTCCGACGAATCCCGATATGTCACCGGTGTTCCGCTGCCCGTGGACGCAGGCAGCTGCTTGAAATAG
- a CDS encoding TetR/AcrR family transcriptional regulator: MSSSPVEGRSRGGRESATRAALIEATAQVMLEEGYAAATSRRVAAKAGVKPALVHYYFPSMDDLFLAVLRAGAETNLARQREAVATDQPLHALWQLNSTHGARLFMEFMALANHRKAIRSEIAAYAERFGAVEESVVALAMRAHGADVEAFPPVVMSMIVTSLARIVLLERGLGITRGHAEAEAFVEHYLERFELTAG; this comes from the coding sequence ATGTCTAGCAGCCCAGTTGAGGGCCGGTCAAGGGGTGGTCGCGAGTCGGCGACGCGGGCCGCGCTGATCGAAGCGACCGCCCAAGTCATGCTTGAAGAAGGCTACGCGGCGGCGACGTCTCGGCGGGTTGCAGCCAAGGCCGGCGTCAAGCCCGCGCTGGTGCACTACTACTTCCCGAGCATGGACGACCTGTTCCTGGCTGTCCTGCGTGCCGGCGCCGAGACGAACCTGGCCCGCCAGCGCGAAGCGGTGGCGACAGACCAACCGCTGCACGCCCTGTGGCAACTCAACAGCACCCACGGCGCCCGGTTGTTCATGGAGTTCATGGCGCTGGCCAATCACCGCAAAGCGATCCGCAGCGAGATCGCCGCATATGCCGAGCGCTTCGGCGCAGTGGAGGAAAGCGTGGTGGCGCTGGCGATGCGGGCCCACGGCGCCGACGTGGAGGCTTTTCCGCCGGTCGTGATGTCTATGATCGTCACGAGCCTGGCCCGTATCGTGCTGCTAGAACGCGGGCTCGGCATCACCCGTGGTCACGCTGAGGCCGAAGCTTTCGTCGAGCACTATCTGGAGCGATTCGAACTCACCGCGGGGTGA
- a CDS encoding MmpS family protein, translating into MIRVARKVWIPLVIVLVVAIAGFTVHRIRTFFGAEGIITTPKVFAEDPEPFDPKVIRYEIFGTGSYADINYLDLDARPQRVDGAALPWSLTLQTTAPSAAPNIVAQGDGGSITCRITVDDVVKDERTSTGVNAQTFCFVKSA; encoded by the coding sequence GTGATCCGAGTCGCCAGAAAAGTGTGGATCCCGCTCGTCATCGTGCTCGTGGTGGCCATCGCCGGCTTCACCGTTCACCGGATTCGCACCTTCTTCGGTGCCGAGGGCATCATCACCACCCCCAAGGTGTTCGCGGAGGATCCCGAACCGTTCGACCCGAAGGTCATCCGCTACGAGATCTTCGGCACCGGTTCCTACGCCGACATCAACTATCTCGATCTCGACGCCCGGCCGCAGCGCGTTGACGGGGCCGCGCTTCCCTGGTCGTTGACGCTGCAGACGACGGCACCCTCGGCCGCTCCCAACATCGTGGCCCAGGGCGACGGCGGCAGCATCACCTGCCGGATCACCGTCGATGACGTAGTCAAGGACGAAAGAACCTCCACGGGCGTGAACGCTCAGACCTTCTGCTTTGTGAAGTCCGCATGA